A genomic segment from Asterias amurensis chromosome 6, ASM3211899v1 encodes:
- the LOC139939089 gene encoding uncharacterized protein has product MDEPLEVKAPLAAVSLKLPPFWPKDPIIWFAQIEAQFQTRNITSQSTKFAYVVSSLQPEIAQEVRDLLIDPPTVDQYDKIKSELIKRTSESEQKRLHQLLISEELGDRKPSQLLRRMKQLLGENKLETSILRQLFLQRLPQNVHLILASSSDGLDLDQLAIIADKIVEVASPSPAIAACTIATGSDTPSQAFDAKFDKLQAQINQLTTLMQGLVTGSQESRNSRSRDRSGNNKYRSPSRQSRDVPRAGSECWYHWRFGDKATKCVKPCSYPDSNSNRLPHQEN; this is encoded by the coding sequence ATGGATGAACCACTTGAAGTAAAGGCGCCATTGGCAGCAGTCAGTCTCAAATTACCACCTTTCTGGCCGAAAGATCCAATAATCTGGTTTGCCCAAATAGAGGCACAGTTTCAAACCCGAAATATTACTAGTCAATCTACTAAATTTGCTTATGTAGTATCTTCACTTCAACCAGAAATCGCACAGGAAGTAAGAGATTTACTTATAGATCCCCCTACAGTTGATCAATATGATAAGATTAAGTCAGAACTTATCAAACGAACTTCTGAGTCCGAACAAAAACGACTACATCAGTTGTTAATTTCCGAAGAGCTTGGTGATAGAAAGCCTTCCCAACTTCTTCGCCGCATGAAACAACTTCTAGGGGAAAATAAACTAGAAACTAGTATCTTGAGGCAATTGTTCCTGCAACGTTTGCCTCAGAACGTACACTTAATTCTAGCATCCTCAAGCGATGGTTTGGATCTCGATCAATTAGCTATCATTGCAGATAAGATCGTAGAAGTGGCATCCCCATCACCTGCAATAGCCGCCTGTACAATAGCCACGGGCTCAGATACACCATCTCAAGCATTtgatgcaaaatttgacaaattacaAGCTCAAATTAACCAATTAACTACCTTAATGCAAGGCCTAGTTACAGGTAGCCAAGAGAGTAGGAATAGTCGTAGTAGAGATCGCTCAGGGAATAACAAGTACCGAAGTCCATCCAGGCAGTCTAGAGACGTGCCACGGGCAGGTTCAGAATGTTGGTACCATTGGCGGTTTGGAGACAAAGCAACCAAATGTGTCAAACCATGCTCATACCCGGATTCAAACTCAAATAGACTACCTCACCAGGAAAACTAG